A genomic window from Gossypium hirsutum isolate 1008001.06 chromosome D10, Gossypium_hirsutum_v2.1, whole genome shotgun sequence includes:
- the LOC107914739 gene encoding serine/arginine repetitive matrix protein 2 — MADRNTAASKPIWMKQAEEAKQKTEAEKAAAAKAAFEATFKDVDKNRNKDVVAASSDSESEDTGDLVNKPIGPVDPVNGMAAGPGIAGGTACAASTFMVVTRDADERKVQSGGAQIKVRVSPGVGVGGSEQDGIVKDMGDGTYSVTYVVPKRGNYMVNIECNGKPIMGSPFPVFFSAGTSTGGLLGVAPASTYPNLVNQTMPNMPNYTGSVSGAFPGLLGMIPGIVSGASGGAILPGMGASLGEVCREYLNGHCPKTDCKLNHPPHNLLMTALAATTSMGTLSQVPMAPSAAAMAAAQTIVAAQALQAHSAQVQAQAQSIKDSSDSPDKAGKADALKKTLQVSNLSPLLTAEQLKQLFSFCGSVVECTITDSKHFAYIEYSKPEEAMAALALNNMDIGGRPLNVEMAKTLPQKPAISSLTSSSLPMMMQQAVAMQQMQFQQALLMQQTLTAQQAANRAASMKSATELAAARAAEISKKLKADGLVNEEKEIKSESRSPSTSRARSRSRSKSKSPLSYRRRSRSKSRSPISYRQRRRSHSYSPPPRFQRDRRSRSPEQSHHCSRYDSERLSYRDRNDNDRSRRRDLDRSHDPRSSILRRNRSRSPQIRKSLAVDSDSPKHSRESSPKVRRSSRPGSRSPRHRRRRSSPKDDERKSKCRKRSRSKSVDSDNKKDEKSKHHSRRRSRSLSSEGKHRRSRSSASSDDNKSKHRRQTWSVSPEGKVRPHSKIDETKNDELKHSHKRRSRSISTEGRQYAKERSGRSRDKKSNHWDRRQSRSRSADRKHPKGSRLSPRNSDEKKSKHQRRSRSKSTEFKQLSIDKTDERSECCAEKHFLSAEDRPPRGRRSSPRSSEDNDSRPRRRSRSKSAEGDEGMLVSKEGSKVSVNDGQESKRKCFLHFGNAEGLSPNKRSDAEEANKLERSSELENHSISPQPK; from the exons ATGGCGGATAGAAACACGGCCGCTTCAAAGCCTATATGGATGAAACAAGCCGAGGAAGCCAAGCAAAAAACTGAGGCTGAAAAAGCTGCTGCTGCTAAAGCAGCTTTCGAAGCCACATTCAAGGATGTTGATAAGAACCGTAACAAGGATGTGGTGGCTGCTTCATCGGATAGTGAATCCGAGGACACCGGTGACTTGGTGAACAAGCCAATTGGTCCCGTGGATCCCGTTAATGGCATGGCAGCGGGGCCAGGAATAGCGGGTGGCACTGCCTGTGCTGCCTCCACGTTTATGGTGGTAACGAGAGATGCAGATGAAAGGAAAGTACAGAGTGGGGGTGCGCAGATTAAGGTGAGGGTTTCTCCAGGTGTGGGTGTTGGGGGCTCAGAACAGGATGGCATTGTGAAGGATATGGGAGATGGGACTTACTCTGTAACTTATGTGGTGCCTAAGAGAGGGAACTATATGGTAAACATTGAATGCAATGGGAAACCCATCATGGGTAGCCCATTCCCGGTGTTCTTCAGTGCAG GTACGTCTACCGGAGGACTACTAGGGGTGGCTCCTGCATCCACATATCCAAATCTAGTAAACCAAACCATGCCCAACATGCCAAACTATACAGGTTCTGTTTCTGGAGCTTTCCCTGGCTTGTTGGGAATGATCCCAGGCATTGTTTCTGGTGCTTCAGGTGGTGCTATATTGCCAGGAATGGGGGCATCTCTTGGGGAAGTTTGTCGAGAATACCTCAATGGCCATTGTCCTAAAACTGATTGCAAATTGAACCATCCTCCTCACAATTTGCTGATGACTGCTTTGGCTGCAACAACCAGCATGGGAACTCTTAGTCAGGTACCTATGGCACCTTCAGCGGCTGCAATGGCTGCAGCTCAGACTATTGTTGCTGCTCAGGCCCTTCAAGCTCATTCAGCTCAGGTGCAAGCACAAGCTCAGTCAATTAAAGATTCATCTG ATTCTCCTGACAAAGCTGGGAAGGCTGATGCATTGAAGAAAACCCTACAAGTTAGCAATCTTAGCCCACTTCTCACAGCTGAGCAGTTGAAACAGCTTTTTAGCTTCTGTGGTTCTGTTGTCGAGTGTACAATCACTGATTCAAAACATTTTGCTTATATAGAATACTCAAAACCTGAGGAAGCAATGGCCGCTTTGGCATTGAACAATATGGATATTGGTGGTCGACCATTAAATGTGGAGATGGCTAAAACGCTTCCTCAGAAACCAGCTATTTCATCATTGACATCATCGTCTCTGCCTATGATGATGCAGCAAGCTGTTGCCATGCAACAGATGCAATTCCAACAGGCTTTGCTTATGCAACAAACCTTGACTGCTCAGCAGGCAGCTAATCGAGCCGCAAGCATGAAGTCTGCAACAGAGTTAGCTGCGGCAAGAGCTGCCGAAATAAGTAAGAAGCTAAAAGCTGATGGGCTTGTTAATGAAGAGAAGGAAATCAAGAGTGAATCTAG GTCACCATCTACTTCCCGTGCACGGTCAAGATCAAGATCCAAATCAAAGTCACCCCTCAGTTATCGAAGACGGTCAAGGTCAAAGTCAAGATCACCAATCAGCTATAGGCAAAGGAGGAGGTCTCACTCTTATTCACCTCCACCTCGTTTCCAGCGAGACCGTAGGTCCAGATCACCTGAGCAGTCTCATCATTGTTCAAGGTATGATAGTGAAAGACTGTCATATAGAGATCGAAATGACAATGATAGGAGTAGGAGAAGAGATCTGGACAGATCACATGATCCTCGTTCTTCTATTTTGAGGAGAAATAGGAGTAGGAGCCCTCAAATAAGAAAATCACTTGCTGTAGATTCAGACTCCCCAAAACATAGCCGAGAAAGTTCACCAAAGGTGAGGAGATCATCCCGTCCTGGTTCGAGATCGCCAAGGCATCGTAGAAGAAGGTCATCTCCAAAGGATgatgaaagaaaatcaaaatgcAGAAAGCGCTCTAGGTCAAAATCTGTCGATTCTGATAACAAAAAGGATGAAAAATCAAAGCACCACAGCAGAAGGCGCTCCAGGTCATTATCTTCAGAAGGTAAGCATCGAAGAAGCAGGTCTTCTGCAAGTTCAGATGATAACAAATCAAAACACAGACGGCAGACCTGGTCAGTTTCTCCGGAAGGCAAGGTTCGCCCCCACAGTAAAATTGATGAAacaaaaaatgatgagttgaaacATAGTCATAAAAGGCGATCTCGGTCTATATCTACTGAAGGTAGGCAGTACGCCAAAGAGAGGAGTGGTAGAAGTAGAGATAAGAAGTCTAACCATTGGGATAGAAGGCAATCGAGGTCAAGATCTGCTGACCGCAAGCATCCCAAAGGAAGCAGGCTGTCCCCCAGAAATTCAGATGAGAAAAAATCAAAACACCAAAGGCGCTCTAGGTCAAAGTCTACTGAATTCAAGCAACTTTCCATTGATAAAACGGATGAAAGATCAGAATGCTGTGCGGAAAAACATTTTTTATCTGCTGAAGATAGGCCTCCTAGAGGAAGAAGATCTTCTCCAAGAAGTTCTGAAGACAATGATTCAAGACCAAGAAGGCGCTCTAGGTCAAAGTCTGCTGAAG GGGATGAAGGAATGTTGGTTTCAAAAGAGGGCTCCAAAGTTTCTGTAAATGATGGTCAGGAATCAAAGAGAAAATGTTTTCTGCACTTTGGTAATGCTGAAGGACTCTCACCAAATAAAAGGTCGGATGCAGAAGAAGCAAACAAACTTGAAAGATCAAGTG AATTAGAAAATCATTCAATTTCTCCTCAGCCGAAATGA